The Raphanus sativus cultivar WK10039 chromosome 2, ASM80110v3, whole genome shotgun sequence DNA segment TTCGGAACCTCTGGAACTTTCGGTACATCAGGTTTTGGAACCTCCGGAATGGTGGGTAATTCAGGTTTCTGAATCTCTGGCAATTTAGGAGCCTCCGGTTTTGGAATCTCCGGCATTTTTGGTAATTCTGGCTTCTTAATCTCTGGTACCTTTGGCAACTCGGGCTTTGGAATCTCAGGCACCTTTGGTAACTCGGGCTTTGGAATCTCAGGCACCTTTGGTAACTCGGGCTTAGGAATCTCTGGCATCTTTGGTAGTTCTGGCTTTGGAATCTCTGGTACTTTTGGTAGCtccggcttctgaatctctggcaCCTTTGGAATCTCTGGTACCTTTGGTAGCTCGGGCTTATGAATCTCCGACATCTTTGGCAACTCGGGCTTAGGAATCTTTGGCACCTTTGGTAATTCGGGCTTAGGAATCTCTGGCACCTTTGGTAACTCGGGCTTAGGAATCTCTGACACCTTTGGCATCTCTGACTTTGGAATCTCTGGTACCTTTGGAGCCTCAGGCTTCTGAGCCTCTATCAACTTGGGCAGCTCAGGTTTTGGAACCTCTGGCATCTTTGGCAATTCAGGTTTAGAAATTTCCGGGAACTTAAGCAGCTCAGGCTTAGGAATCTCTGGCACCTTTGGCAATTCAGACTTCGGAATCTCTGGCATTTTTGGCAACTCAGGCTTTGGGAACTCAGGTAACTTAAGCATCTCTGGTTTAGGGAGCTCAGGCAACTTGGGAACTTCAAACTTCAGTAGCTCCGGGTGAGGTAATTCAGGCAGTTTTGGTATCTCCGGTTTAGGAATCTCCT contains these protein-coding regions:
- the LOC108826112 gene encoding protein PELPK1 isoform X1, whose amino-acid sequence is MALMKKSIFALLLSSPILIICLTALLAAPVSVGARRLVEEIPKPEIPKLPELPHPELLKFEVPKLPELPKPEMLKLPEFPKPELPKMPEIPKSELPKVPEIPKPELLKFPEISKPELPKMPEVPKPELPKLIEAQKPEAPKVPEIPKSEMPKVSEIPKPELPKVPEIPKPELPKVPKIPKPELPKMSEIHKPELPKVPEIPKVPEIQKPELPKVPEIPKPELPKMPEIPKPELPKVPEIPKPELPKVPEIPKPELPKVPEIKKPELPKMPEIPKPEAPKLPEIQKPELPTIPEVPKPDVPKVPEVPKPKLPKMPEVPKLPEFPKVPGTH
- the LOC108826112 gene encoding protein PELPK1 isoform X2, with translation MALMKKSIFALLLSSPILIICLTALLAAPVSVGARRLVEEIPKPEIPKLPELPHPELLKFEVPKLPELPKPEMLKLPEFPKPELPKMPEIPKSELPKVPEIPKPELLKFPEISKPELPKMPEVPKPELPKLIEAQKPEAPKVPEIPKSEMPKVSEIPKPELPKVPEIPKPELPKVPKIPKPELPKMSEIHKPELPKVPEIPKVPEIQKPELPKVPEIPKPELPKMPEIPKPELPKVPEIPKPELPKVPEIKKPELPKMPEIPKPEAPKLPEIQKPELPTIPEVPKPDVPKVPEVPKPKLPKMPEVPKLPEFPKVPGTH